The genomic region atgtttttatttacgACTCCACATTAATATACATTgctttatttatgttttatttttaactgACTTTCGGAATATATCCAAATTTACATAATTAACTGTGtactatttattatatatatatatatttttataaagaaCGATTTGAATTGGAAGCATGACACTTTATACACAAAAAGAATACTACACAATATGTATAGTACATATAACGAATTAATACACGAATTAGTGTATGCATTTATATtcgttaaaaaataaaaggcCAAAAAATAACACCTTCTATAATTATTACTGAGCAATTTTTCctacatataataaattatatattatatatgtatactcCTTTTAAATATCTATAAcgaacaaaattaaaacaaaaaaaatgcatagCAAGTTgggatataaaaattacttattaaaaagggcactaaaaaaaacgaatacccaataaataattatatatacttgtaacatttaaaaaaaaaaaaaattgaagatagaaaaattaatacactttattttattttattttaaaaatatatttttttttataatggtaatatataaaattagtTTAGGCAAATAAAGATGTGATAgcacattatatataattagcaataaataaaaaaaaaattatttgaaaatcGCAAAATAGTGAAAATAGGGGTATTGGTCAATGAATAACagaaataacaaaaattgaaaaaaaaaatgtatgataaaagaaaaagtgAAACCATGTAATTAAATACGTACTTGTATATctacatatgtatatatttaaataatttacaaatttaagtaatttccatatttttatgtacaaataatatgactataattttttaaaacccCAGAGTGtgatttaataatttttgtcgtaaatttaaaatacttttatttaaattcgttttatttattttgtgaaAATTATTGTGGCCAGGGAATAGGAAAACCCACGCAAATACATGCTTATATGAGCAAacatatagatatatagttttttttttacttttcattttattccctctaatttgaaaaaaataaacaagaAAGGAGAATATGGTAAAAAGCAAATAAGAAACATTATTTAAACCagtaattatttattcctatttatatgtataccttttatttaaaaaggaatacaaatatattgaaattAGTTAAAAATCAGAAAGCAAGTATACACATGCCTATAACATTTCTTCAATTTGATCAAAgtcattatttaaatgtttGAGTATAAACAACTATAAAATTTAAGATTTAGAAAgtttaatgaaatataatacaacCTAAACATGTCGAAACAATCAAATTCaaaagaataataataaataaaaatgaaaataaatgtaaaatttttgatataaaaaaaaaaaatctcaaaaaatatttttgaattaatTTCAAAATGAATAGCTCATCAACTCCTTGTGAAAACACATcaaacaatataaatgacAAAGCGTTAGAAtgtaataaacaaaatggaaataaaattgaatcTAGAATTTGTCCAAAAGATGCACAATATATATCTGAacttattttaaataaagataacAAAATTGAAATAAACAAAACACAAAATATAGATTCTTATAATTCAACAGAAATGAGCGTATCTATTAATAATGTATGCATAGATcaagaacaaaaaaataaaaaattttctataaataatgaaacaGATGTACCgctatataataaaaaaaataatgaagaatttgaaacaaattataatataaataaaaataaagatatatcTCCAAAATTAggagaaaaatattgtaaatctatagatgaagaaaatgaatatatagaaGATTGGGAAGTAATtagaaaaagaatatttGATCCAACATTAGGGTTAAGAAAACATTATGCTAAAGAATTTTTATCATGTggtgaaaaatataatactcGTATTTTAGAGAAATGGTCATCTATGATTGACAGAAATATTAATTGGTTTATGAAAGCACATAAAACAACATTTCTTAGAAGGGTAAAAAGAGGAATTCcacaaaaatatagatgGAAAGTTTGGATGCATATAACAAATAGTATAagtttaataaataaatttgaaaaaaaatattattatttatataaaaaaacttcAAATTATAGTAatctaatatatatagatatatcaAGAACATTTCcagaattattaatttttgataaatatgCCCAAGACCAATTATATCGAATATTAAATGCATATGCAAATTATGAATCATCAGTTGGATATTGCCAAGGAATGAATTTTATAGTTGGgttattattaattgttAGTAACTTTAATGAACTTGAAacattttgtattttagTAAGTTTAATGaataattatcatttaaaaaatttctATAAAGAACAGTTTCCTTTACTTAAtagatttatatatgtttttgaaaaaattttaaagttTGAAATTCCAGATTTATTTGaacattttaataatgaagaaGTACATCCACCAGTTTATTTACATCAATGGCTTttaacattatttattgCGAGTTTACCAATAAAAagtgttattattatatgggattatttatttagtactagcataaaaatgatattaattatttcagttgctttgttaaaaattttaaaaaattatttagttaaaaataattttgaaaaaattctTAAATTGCTTAAATCGatgaaatataatgaaagtaatgatgatatattaattgctaaattgttaataaaaaaatctgaatttgttattttaaataCTGGATtagcatatatttttgaaaatatagaaaaagaaGATATCCCTTTAGAtgttaaatttaaattctcaataaataatattacaaaCTTTCATTTTAAAACTGTAACTTCAAATTATtctaaaaatgaatttgaaaataatgatgaaaacaaaaataataatacaaccTTTTCCGATCTTGATGGTGcttcattattaaattttttttccactAATATTTTACCAAAAGGACATTATAACCAAATTAAGGAAGAAGATAAGGAACTTAAACAAAATGCTAATTATGATTTAAAGAATGTTGAAAAAACAGAAAGCCAAAcgaatataaatgaaatttattataaaatgttacgtagtaatgaaaaaaataaaataaataatgaaagtGATAATGATTCCCCTTATgaacaaaaacaaaataatgagAAAATTGAAGATTCGGGATTTTAcaataaaaaggaaaacaatatatacaattatgAATTCATAAAACATGATCAGGATGCTAAcaattatgaatataaagattttcaaaatatttcaaactctaaaaattttacaaatCAAACAACAGCATCAATAGTAAACACAAAttctgaaaaaaatgaaataaaacaaaataataatagttctcatattatttatgctAATAGATGTGAAGATACAGattctaaaaaaattaattatgaaaaatataattcgataaatgttaaaaatgataaaaaaaaaaaatcagaAAATATCAAAAGACATGcctattattataaaagtGATGGTTTTTATGATGAAAATCAAAATtgtcaaaataataatgataatattttagctactaataataattatattataacaaataaaacTAAGCAAACACGACAAAAGCTTAGCGATGATGAAAAAAGGGATATATGTTTTGCTCAAGAATTtagaaaagaaaataaaaaatctcaaaataatataattgataaaacaaaaataaaaaatcaatttaaatataatgataaagatATAGAACAAAATGGTGAACAAACACAAATATCTGATAATAGTGAAGAGTTTGCATATACAGGTactaataatgataaagaaGAAAGTATATTGAACATCTCTGAatacataaataacaaTAGTAATGACAATAATGAAATGCAAAACAATTCAGAAGAAAATGGACTGagcttttttaatttaatacaAACATATACCAAAGATAATAGTTGGTTTGATGTATCatctataaataaatattacaattttaataaaaaacgtTCAGATTTTGAATTAGATAGTATGggaattaacaaaaaagaaaattttgaaGATAGCAATTAAAcatcaaataattattatgcaTTTCATTGatcttatttttaaattaaaaaaaaagttatcgaaataatattatatcttatatatatcattattttgtaacACACTTAGCAactatatacatatataatatccatttatttaaacataaaaataatgtaatgTTCGATAGCATTTAGGTcattttttagttttttttttttttaaattaatataatttgttttaaaaaaaaaaaatattatcatgtatttatttcctttcGTCCGGATATTCtgtttttgtatttttttattatgacCATTTTTCCGACTtgcaatatataaaattattcaataacaatattataattatatatttttttttaattttcaaattaaatgatgaaTTTTAAAAACCAAACAAATACtttaattgtatatatatctagATTCAATGTCAGTTTATACAACATcaagttttttttgtagTTTGAATATGTCAAACCTATATAACCCTTTCTATATTCTAAACTCTTTTTAAAACCATAGATTCGTTCAGAGTTTTATGAATGtaccaaaataaaaaaaaatataaaaataaaagtggtaagttataaaaatgggaaacaaaaaatatagataataGTGAAAGTTAGACAACTTATGCTACACTTCTTAAATTCTGGCATTTCCTAATCTACTTCGACTACGATCGCTATTACTATCGCTACTGTGATCGCTATTACTATCGCTACTACTAATGTACTTCTCGGATATGTTTAGAAGCCCttgtttatttacattCAAACTTTTGGAAGTTGTTGGTTTTATAAGTGTAttaatatctttatttgattctttttgattttgtgtatttttgttttcacatttttctGGATTCATTTTTGTATCTTCTCTTTTTATTTGGTCTAATTCATAACATTTCAaatcaaaatttatatttttcattttatctatatttaatttatttttatcatcaaCTAATGTTTTTACAGAATTGTCAATCTCTTTTTTACAATCGAAAAGATTAATagtttcattatttaattcttgTGAATCGTTTTTCTCACATTCATCACtttcattatattcttCTCGGATTTCTAAAAAACCATCTGTTCTTATAAAAGaatgatttttattttctttattttcgaATTTTATTGCATGTGTAAGTTCAACAGACAATTCAAGTTcttttgttaatttatttatagaatttgaaattattttatatttttctttataaaaatctaattttttttttaaaaaattatttgctTGTTCTGATGTTCTTTCACAAAATGTATTACATCCTATATCTTGATATATGTTGTTTGTATATTTAACTTGACCTTCGAAAAATGcaatttttgaaaatggaatcataattttataatttaatttttttgttaatacagatataacatttaatgtttcttcatattcttttattgttttttttaatatattttcatttattttttcatttttgaGTTTAAGCATAATTCTTTCTGTTCCACCCTTTATATCTTCATCTTTCAAATTTTCAAGATTTGCCATtttgaaattttataactttttattatattcttatttcttgttattttaattgttttacaaaaaaattatttttcatatttcactgattttacttttttttacatttttactatgtattattttttttttaacttttattaaattgtaAATAGCTTATTCGGGTACGTAGTAGTTTAGTTTGTTCACatattttcacattttcacattttcacattttcatattttcacattttcacattttcatatttttatattttcatattttcacattttcatattttcatattttcatattttcacattttcatatttttatattttcatattttcacatttttacTCATCATTGATGAATTTATAGATAGGGATGTGACAATAACCAGAGCCTAGATGTATGCCATAGTTTTGCATCCCAACTTGTGAATGCTATAATGTGATATACTGAGTGGGCAATACCCCCCCCTTCTACAATTTACACAGAATAGCAAACATACCCATGGAAAGGCAATtgattttatgtttttgtgcttttaaataaaagtttAAATCAAATTTAAGTCGCCAAAGCGTTGAAGGTGAAAAGGTagaaaaagtataaaaaagtAGAAAAGTagggaaaaaaaagtagaaaaaaatggggAAAAAAACTGTAGAAAAAATAGCCACAAAACtaaattatgtattttttcaaGTCAAACTGTTTGATAAAACCTTCTAGAGATTTTTTAACAACCTCTTTATCAATTACTATTGACTTGTTAGCATTTTTATGAACATCATAATTGATTTCctccattattttttcaataattgTGTGCAATCGTCGAACTCCAATATTCTCTATATGTGTATTCATATCATGTGCAGCATTTGCAATAGATTCAATTGCATCATCCGTAAAATTAAGATCAATACCTTCTGTTTTTAATAAAgctatattttgttttaataaattattatgtgtttttgttaaaatttCTATAAAATCTTGTATAGATAAACTTGATAAATTTACATGCACAGGCAACCTTCCTTGTAATTCATTTAACATATCATTTGGTTTAACTCTTTGAAAAGCTCCTGATgcaataaacaaaatataatttgtatttatatttccatattttGTGTTTATAACACACCCTTCAATTAAAGGTAACAGATCGCGCTGAACTCCTTCAGCACTTGCATCTGGTCCATTATAAGATGAAGAAGATTTTgaacatattttatctaTTTCATCAATAAATACTATTCCTTCTTCTTCAACAGAATTTATCGCTGTTTTAAGAATCACATCTTGATTAATAGATGAATCTATTTCTATTTGTAATAGTTTTTGTTTTGCTTCTTTTATTGTCATTGTtcttttatcattttgtttgttcatattttgatgtattattttaacactttttatattttgatgaTTACTTAATGCTTCTTTTACAGCATTTTCAACAGAATCATTTgtaaacatattattattattatttatataacttggtatatcaatatttataattttatcatcTAATAATCcttcttttaaatattttttccaaatttgtttttcttcatattttatactaTTTCCTAAAAGAGagtataatattatattatctaCAGTTTCTTCTGCTTgttcttttatttcattttccattttacttttttgtctttttaCTGCAATTTCGACTAAATCTTTAATTATTTGATCTACATCTTTTCCGTGAAAACCAACTTCTGTAAACTTAGTTGCTTCTACTTTAATAAAAGGTGCATCTATAAACATAGATATTCTTCTAGCAATTTCAGTTTTGCCTACACCTGTTGGTCctatcattaatatatttttaggaATTACATCTTTTTTCATATCGTCATCAAGTTGGGTTCGTCTCCATCTTTGTCTTAATGCATTTGCCACAACTTTTTTTGCTTCTGATTGtcctattatatatttatttaaatattctacTATTTCATGGGGatataaacatttattatttttttttgttgttttttcatttgttttattattttcgtcattttttatactatttTCACCAATTTCGtcatttttcatattattctCACTTTCGTTATgttcgatttttttttcttgatttatattttcatcattttcaattttttttatttcattcatatttataatattttctttggTAATTTTTACTTTAGCGCAAGTTTCAAATTCTTCACAATTtgtttcattatatttattattatttccatttacattatttgattttattttattttcatctatttctttatttatgcAATTTATGTTTTCTGTTTTGGGGATTTCTTCAGAGTTATTTctgtttatattattacttgCGAAATATTCACAAtattttaacttttttacattttctaAATTGTTAAATATGTCAActctgtttttttttattacatttgaataattctcaatattattatttatgtacaTTGACTTGTATTTTTCACAGTCATGTCTTTGTTGCTTTGCATTTTGTGATTCATTTTTGGAAAATTCAGAATCGATTTTAGTATTAGGATTCATAAACATAATAGcttttttcaatttaaaTTCAGCctcttttaaattattattttttaattttccaAATTGTATTGAATCGAACTTTCCCATTTCTTCATGTGTTttgtaatttattttaattaccAAATcgttatttttgtatttcgGGTCTGTTAATAAAGAAGTATGCTTTCTTCCTTTTCCTCC from Plasmodium berghei ANKA genome assembly, chromosome: 8 harbors:
- a CDS encoding prefoldin-like protein, putative → MANLENLKDEDIKGGTERIMLKLKNEKINENILKKTIKEYEETLNVISVLTKKLNYKIMIPFSKIAFFEGQVKYTNNIYQDIGCNTFCERTSEQANNFLKKKLDFYKEKYKIISNSINKLTKELELSVELTHAIKFENKENKNHSFIRTDGFLEIREEYNESDECEKNDSQELNNETINLFDCKKEIDNSVKTLVDDKNKLNIDKMKNINFDLKCYELDQIKREDTKMNPEKCENKNTQNQKESNKDINTLIKPTTSKSLNVNKQGLLNISEKYISSSDSNSDHSSDSNSDRSRSRLGNARI
- a CDS encoding ATP-dependent protease ATPase subunit ClpY, putative — its product is MKKLHVHKYIKLINFLNKKQKCVSLNFNNVINKAQNKDIHNYQNSIKIEVLNNGVEQNDKINNDNKNNGKNDGKNNYFFPNGGKGRKHTSLLTDPKYKNNDLVIKINYKTHEEMGKFDSIQFGKLKNNNLKEAEFKLKKAIMFMNPNTKIDSEFSKNESQNAKQQRHDCEKYKSMYINNNIENYSNVIKKNRVDIFNNLENVKKLKYCEYFASNNINRNNSEEIPKTENINCINKEIDENKIKSNNVNGNNNKYNETNCEEFETCAKVKITKENIINMNEIKKIENDENINQEKKIEHNESENNMKNDEIGENSIKNDENNKTNEKTTKKNNKCLYPHEIVEYLNKYIIGQSEAKKVVANALRQRWRRTQLDDDMKKDVIPKNILMIGPTGVGKTEIARRISMFIDAPFIKVEATKFTEVGFHGKDVDQIIKDLVEIAVKRQKSKMENEIKEQAEETVDNIILYSLLGNSIKYEEKQIWKKYLKEGLLDDKIINIDIPSYINNNNNMFTNDSVENAVKEALSNHQNIKSVKIIHQNMNKQNDKRTMTIKEAKQKLLQIEIDSSINQDVILKTAINSVEEEGIVFIDEIDKICSKSSSSYNGPDASAEGVQRDLLPLIEGCVINTKYGNINTNYILFIASGAFQRVKPNDMLNELQGRLPVHVNLSSLSIQDFIEILTKTHNNLLKQNIALLKTEGIDLNFTDDAIESIANAAHDMNTHIENIGVRRLHTIIEKIMEEINYDVHKNANKSIVIDKEVVKKSLEGFIKQFDLKKYII
- a CDS encoding GTPase-activating protein, putative, which codes for MNSSSTPCENTSNNINDKALECNKQNGNKIESRICPKDAQYISELILNKDNKIEINKTQNIDSYNSTEMSVSINNVCIDQEQKNKKFSINNETDVPLYNKKNNEEFETNYNINKNKDISPKLGEKYCKSIDEENEYIEDWEVIRKRIFDPTLGLRKHYAKEFLSCGEKYNTRILEKWSSMIDRNINWFMKAHKTTFLRRVKRGIPQKYRWKVWMHITNSISLINKFEKKYYYLYKKTSNYSNLIYIDISRTFPELLIFDKYAQDQLYRILNAYANYESSVGYCQGMNFIVGLLLIVSNFNELETFCILVSLMNNYHLKNFYKEQFPLLNRFIYVFEKILKFEIPDLFEHFNNEEVHPPVYLHQWLLTLFIASLPIKSVIIIWDYLFSTSIKMILIISVALLKILKNYLVKNNFEKILKLLKSMKYNESNDDILIAKLLIKKSEFVILNTGLAYIFENIEKEDIPLDVKFKFSINNITNFHFKTVTSNYSKNEFENNDENKNNNTTFSDLDGASLLNFFSTNILPKGHYNQIKEEDKELKQNANYDLKNVEKTESQTNINEIYYKMLRSNEKNKINNESDNDSPYEQKQNNEKIEDSGFYNKKENNIYNYEFIKHDQDANNYEYKDFQNISNSKNFTNQTTASIVNTNSEKNEIKQNNNSSHIIYANRCEDTDSKKINYEKYNSINVKNDKKKKSENIKRHAYYYKSDGFYDENQNCQNNNDNILATNNNYIITNKTKQTRQKLSDDEKRDICFAQEFRKENKKSQNNIIDKTKIKNQFKYNDKDIEQNGEQTQISDNSEEFAYTGTNNDKEESILNISEYINNNSNDNNEMQNNSEENGLSFFNLIQTYTKDNSWFDVSSINKYYNFNKKRSDFELDSMGINKKENFEDSN